A window of Pedobacter lusitanus contains these coding sequences:
- a CDS encoding sulfatase family protein, protein MKRTCLSILLAALSCFSVFAQQKRPNVIIIYADDLGYGDVSCYGAKKIKTPHIDQLAKNGLRFTDAHATSATCTPSRFSILTGVYAWRKKGTGIAPGNAALLIDTAQITLAKIFKQTGYTTSAIGKWHLGLGGKGGPDWNGEIKSGPQELGFDKSYIIPATLDRVPCVIVDNHRVENLDPKDPITVDYHKKTGDWATGKEHPELLTMKSSNGHNNTIINGIGRIGYMTGGKAAIWDDYTLTEKLTSQAESFIAKNKEQPFFMYFASPNIHVPRTPNKKFAGKSGMGPRGDVILEFDWSVGRIMKTLDSLGLTKNTIIVLSSDNGPVVDDGYQDEAEALLNGHQPAGPLRGGKYSAFDGGTRVPFIVSWPSVIKKGTSTALISQVDLVRSFAVFLNQQLNTEQAYDSFDMSSQLLGKSTANRPYLIEDAAGLGIIEDNWKYIEPNNAAAYDSTTKTELGNSKEAQLYNLSADLQERKNLASQYPDKVKSFAQKLQQIKDEHGYHL, encoded by the coding sequence ATGAAAAGAACCTGTTTAAGTATTTTATTAGCCGCATTATCCTGTTTTTCTGTCTTTGCCCAGCAAAAACGCCCCAATGTAATCATTATCTATGCTGATGATCTGGGTTATGGCGATGTGAGCTGTTATGGAGCTAAAAAGATCAAAACTCCTCATATAGATCAACTGGCAAAAAATGGGCTCAGATTTACTGATGCGCATGCCACCAGCGCAACCTGTACGCCTTCCCGCTTCTCTATTCTGACCGGGGTATATGCCTGGCGCAAAAAAGGAACTGGTATTGCACCCGGAAATGCCGCTTTATTAATTGATACTGCGCAGATCACACTGGCAAAAATATTTAAACAGACCGGCTATACTACCTCTGCTATTGGCAAATGGCATCTGGGTTTAGGTGGCAAAGGCGGACCTGACTGGAATGGGGAGATTAAATCCGGTCCTCAGGAATTAGGTTTTGATAAATCTTATATTATACCTGCTACGCTGGACAGGGTGCCCTGTGTGATCGTTGATAATCACCGGGTTGAAAATCTTGATCCAAAAGATCCGATCACAGTTGATTATCACAAAAAAACAGGTGACTGGGCTACAGGAAAAGAACATCCCGAATTACTTACCATGAAATCATCCAATGGACATAACAACACTATTATTAACGGAATTGGCCGTATCGGATATATGACCGGAGGAAAAGCCGCCATCTGGGATGATTATACTTTAACCGAAAAACTAACCTCCCAGGCAGAAAGCTTTATTGCTAAAAATAAAGAACAGCCTTTCTTCATGTATTTCGCTTCTCCGAATATTCACGTTCCAAGAACTCCAAATAAGAAGTTTGCGGGTAAAAGCGGAATGGGCCCCCGTGGTGATGTTATTTTGGAATTTGACTGGAGTGTAGGCCGTATAATGAAGACACTGGATAGTCTTGGACTAACCAAAAATACGATCATTGTATTGAGCAGTGATAACGGGCCGGTTGTTGATGACGGTTATCAGGATGAGGCAGAAGCTTTACTGAACGGACATCAACCCGCAGGGCCGTTAAGAGGAGGTAAATACAGTGCTTTTGATGGGGGGACGCGCGTTCCGTTTATTGTCAGCTGGCCTTCGGTTATAAAAAAAGGAACAAGTACTGCACTGATCAGCCAGGTAGATTTAGTCAGATCTTTTGCTGTTTTTTTGAATCAGCAATTGAATACTGAGCAGGCTTATGATAGTTTTGATATGAGCAGCCAGCTATTGGGTAAATCCACAGCTAACCGTCCATATCTGATTGAAGATGCCGCCGGTCTTGGAATAATTGAAGATAACTGGAAATATATTGAGCCTAACAATGCTGCTGCTTATGATTCCACCACAAAAACAGAATTAGGTAACAGCAAAGAAGCGCAGTTATACAATCTGTCTGCTGATTTGCAGGAACGTAAAAATCTGGCATCGCAATATCCGGATAAGGTGAAATCATTTGCGCAAAAACTTCAGCAGATCAAAGATGAACATGGTTATCATTTGTAG
- a CDS encoding FecR family protein — MKDKEILQQQLAEKWLNGTITAEEKIQFAAYYNSNSQLPLDLGHEEQVLNKKMFQEILLQIRQEKSAQKPSFVKKYWPYAAAAAVLAGILSLVILNQSSPIAETYTGTNKLYQNDVGPGGNAARLTLSNGATIILNEASTGHLSAQTGVDVIKMNNGLLQYKQSTGNDKTLSGINTLTTPKGGQYELLLADGTRVSLNASSSISFPVQFSGKNRIVELKGEAYFEVAKNKNKPFIVHTDRGNIEVLGTHFNVASYPDENRMTATLLEGSVKVSNQHNSSLIIPGEQANVNQKITVCKADIDQVMAWKNKLFIFDQATIREVMLQLERWYDIEVVFKGNIPEGSFSGEISRNIKLSEVLKVLQSSDINFKIEGKKVIISQ, encoded by the coding sequence TTGAAAGACAAAGAAATACTTCAGCAGCAGTTAGCCGAAAAATGGCTGAATGGCACAATTACCGCAGAAGAAAAGATACAGTTTGCAGCATATTATAACTCGAATAGTCAGTTACCGCTTGACCTTGGTCATGAGGAGCAGGTATTGAATAAAAAGATGTTTCAGGAAATCCTGCTTCAGATCAGACAGGAAAAATCTGCTCAAAAACCTTCTTTCGTCAAAAAGTACTGGCCCTATGCTGCCGCTGCCGCAGTTCTTGCCGGTATTTTATCACTGGTCATCTTAAATCAAAGCTCTCCTATAGCTGAAACCTATACCGGAACCAACAAACTCTACCAAAACGATGTAGGACCGGGAGGTAATGCAGCCAGACTCACCTTATCAAACGGAGCTACTATAATTCTAAATGAGGCCAGCACTGGTCATCTTTCTGCACAGACAGGTGTCGATGTGATCAAGATGAATAACGGACTGCTTCAGTACAAACAAAGTACCGGAAACGACAAAACCCTGTCAGGAATCAATACCCTGACCACCCCAAAAGGTGGTCAATACGAATTGCTGCTGGCCGATGGAACCAGGGTTAGTCTGAATGCCTCCTCCTCTATTAGTTTCCCTGTGCAATTTTCCGGAAAAAACAGAATTGTAGAACTCAAAGGGGAAGCCTATTTCGAAGTAGCCAAAAATAAAAACAAACCTTTTATCGTACATACGGACAGAGGCAATATTGAAGTTCTCGGTACACATTTTAATGTCGCATCCTATCCTGATGAGAACAGAATGACGGCCACACTGCTGGAAGGATCTGTTAAGGTCAGTAATCAACATAACAGCAGTTTAATTATCCCTGGCGAACAGGCAAATGTAAACCAGAAGATCACGGTCTGCAAAGCTGATATTGATCAGGTAATGGCCTGGAAAAACAAGCTGTTCATCTTTGATCAGGCTACAATCAGAGAGGTTATGCTTCAGTTGGAAAGATGGTATGATATCGAAGTGGTTTTCAAAGGAAATATCCCTGAAGGTTCATTCAGTGGTGAAATTTCCAGAAATATTAAACTGTCAGAAGTACTTAAGGTATTGCAGTCAAGTGACATCAATTTTAAAATAGAAGGAAAAAAAGTAATTATATCACAGTAA
- a CDS encoding VOC family protein, with protein sequence MQKIASNLWFNGQAEEAVNYYTSIFKQSGIGKKSYYGKAGFEYHHKPEGTVMTIEFEIEGQKFLALNAGPEFKFNEAVSFIVNCNTQEEVDYYWDKLSAGGDPNAQMCGWLKDKYGLSWQIVPTVVGDFAADPDAEKVERVMNAIFTMKKMDIKTLEQAYKG encoded by the coding sequence ATGCAGAAAATCGCTTCAAATTTATGGTTTAATGGCCAGGCAGAAGAAGCGGTAAATTATTATACTTCTATTTTTAAACAGTCAGGGATTGGCAAAAAGTCCTATTACGGAAAAGCAGGTTTTGAATATCATCATAAACCCGAAGGGACGGTAATGACTATAGAATTTGAAATTGAAGGTCAAAAGTTTCTTGCACTTAATGCGGGGCCCGAATTTAAGTTTAATGAAGCGGTGTCATTCATCGTCAATTGTAATACACAGGAAGAAGTTGATTATTATTGGGACAAACTTTCAGCAGGCGGAGACCCGAATGCACAAATGTGTGGCTGGCTGAAAGATAAATATGGGTTGTCATGGCAAATTGTTCCGACCGTTGTAGGTGATTTTGCAGCAGATCCTGATGCTGAAAAAGTGGAAAGGGTTATGAATGCCATTTTTACAATGAAGAAGATGGATATTAAAACTCTGGAACAAGCATATAAAGGATAA
- a CDS encoding TonB-dependent receptor, with protein MKFNFLGKENHGHDFLPAKILYSTKLIVLFLFFNCLQASAALYAQKITLTEKNTPLGEVIKKIKKQSGYSFFYRDQLFKASHPVTITIKDATITEALDKCLDNQPLTYSLIGQTIVLKQKTETRQKPEPETAGIDVRGKVLDETNQPLLGATVKVKGTTQVTSTNPKGEFMLKNVAEDAVLVISYIGYLPKEIMAAQNLGDIQLVLSAAKLGEVLIVGYGTQKKVNLIGSVAQVSAKDINNRTAPSLSNVLTGQLSGVTLIQRSGQPGSDASAIQIRGVGSFGATTNPLILVDGIPVNSFNDIDANDVSSISVLKDASTAAIYGSRGANGVVLVTTKTGMGTDEKLHINYSGYAGIQKPTAYPKFVNAADYASLLNEAVPNSYTADQIEKFRNGSDPDNYPNTNWIDLVYKKSALQTGHNLSVSNNTKNTQYLLSFGYMYQNGIVIKNDYNRYNVRLNMTNKILPNLSLTSRISGAQYLNNEAAPPATLDWNDMLTNIGQVIRVPSVYPNILSNGNYGLGVVGKGTPYSYFNNDSFYKKKQADLLINERLDYNIIPDLKLSLIAAYTQLNDNSQRFLANQRLNNLVTLGPGNLTQENIQNNYKTLQQLLEYKKTLQSHQFGILAGHTYEYSGSNTFRASRGGYITNSLTQLNAGDASTQSNQGTGSEYALDSYFGRLNYNYDNKYLVEGTVRYDGSSRFPENNKYATFPAVAVGWRISQEKFLKDKLSWLNELKIKASYGTLGNQNIGNYSYQNVLSTGFNYPFGNTINSGVANTTLVNSNIHWESTRTKDLGLETTVFNNLNFSATYFDRYTYDILVAPAGSVSKVLGFGVGVENSGKLSNKGWEFSLSYKNNIGALSYNVSGNFSIINNKVLDLGVGNILQPNGLTGNGSDIFIGYPLGLYYGYQADGLFRDAADIAGYPNQTAINPAAKPGDIRYRDISGPNGVPDGKVDPAYDRTYLGSSIPKYNYGINIGLNYKNFDLAIVGQGVAQVKGRLSDYAGYAFYNYGSIQQYMADNHWSANNPDPNARYPRLEVISNSGTPNTLASSFYLLNAAYFKIRSIQLGYALPSALFTKSGIKGIRINISSQNPLAFSHYPKGWDPETNTGGAYYPILTNYTLGINVNL; from the coding sequence ATGAAATTTAATTTTCTTGGTAAAGAAAATCATGGCCATGATTTTCTTCCGGCTAAAATTCTCTACAGCACAAAATTAATTGTTCTGTTCCTGTTTTTCAATTGTTTACAGGCCAGTGCCGCCCTGTATGCCCAAAAGATTACCTTAACAGAAAAAAACACACCGCTTGGTGAAGTCATCAAAAAGATAAAAAAACAAAGCGGGTATTCATTTTTTTACAGAGACCAGCTGTTTAAAGCCAGTCATCCTGTTACCATCACGATTAAAGATGCTACTATAACAGAGGCCCTGGATAAATGCCTGGACAACCAGCCGCTAACCTACTCCCTGATCGGGCAAACCATTGTCCTCAAACAAAAAACAGAAACCCGGCAAAAACCGGAACCTGAAACTGCCGGAATTGATGTGCGTGGTAAAGTCCTTGATGAAACCAATCAACCTCTTTTAGGGGCTACTGTCAAAGTAAAAGGAACTACTCAGGTTACTTCTACAAATCCCAAAGGAGAATTCATGCTGAAAAATGTAGCTGAAGATGCTGTGCTGGTTATTTCTTATATCGGCTATTTGCCTAAAGAGATTATGGCTGCACAAAATCTGGGAGATATACAACTGGTACTCAGTGCTGCAAAACTCGGTGAAGTTCTGATTGTCGGATATGGCACGCAGAAAAAAGTAAATCTCATCGGTTCGGTAGCCCAGGTATCGGCTAAAGACATCAATAACCGGACTGCTCCTTCTCTGTCCAATGTGCTTACCGGTCAGTTATCGGGTGTAACCCTTATCCAGCGTTCAGGACAGCCAGGCAGTGATGCCAGTGCCATTCAGATCAGAGGTGTAGGTTCATTTGGTGCAACGACTAATCCGCTGATCCTGGTTGATGGGATACCAGTCAACTCTTTCAATGATATTGATGCCAATGATGTAAGCAGTATCTCTGTCCTTAAAGATGCATCAACAGCCGCTATATATGGTTCAAGGGGGGCAAACGGGGTTGTTCTGGTTACCACTAAAACCGGAATGGGCACGGATGAAAAACTGCATATCAATTATAGTGGTTATGCAGGGATACAAAAGCCTACGGCTTATCCAAAGTTTGTAAATGCGGCAGATTATGCCAGCCTGTTAAATGAAGCGGTCCCAAATTCTTATACCGCTGATCAGATAGAAAAATTCAGAAATGGCAGCGATCCTGATAATTATCCAAATACAAACTGGATAGATTTGGTTTATAAAAAATCTGCTTTGCAAACCGGCCATAATTTATCGGTCTCCAATAATACTAAAAATACACAATATCTCTTATCATTCGGATATATGTATCAAAATGGAATTGTGATCAAAAACGATTATAACAGATATAATGTGAGGCTGAATATGACCAACAAGATCCTGCCAAATCTGAGTTTAACATCAAGAATTTCAGGTGCCCAGTATCTTAATAATGAAGCCGCTCCTCCGGCAACTCTTGACTGGAACGATATGCTGACTAATATTGGCCAGGTAATTCGTGTCCCGTCTGTTTATCCGAACATACTGAGTAATGGAAATTACGGGCTTGGGGTTGTAGGTAAAGGAACTCCTTATTCTTATTTTAACAATGATTCCTTTTATAAGAAAAAACAAGCTGACCTGCTGATTAATGAACGTCTGGATTACAACATTATTCCGGACCTGAAATTATCATTGATTGCGGCATATACTCAGTTAAACGATAACAGTCAGCGTTTTTTAGCCAATCAGCGTTTAAATAACCTGGTTACACTTGGCCCGGGCAATCTTACGCAAGAGAATATTCAGAACAATTATAAAACCCTGCAGCAGTTACTGGAATACAAGAAAACATTACAGTCACATCAGTTTGGAATACTGGCAGGTCATACTTATGAATATAGCGGATCAAATACTTTCAGAGCCAGCAGAGGCGGATATATCACCAACAGTCTGACGCAGTTAAATGCAGGAGATGCGAGTACACAAAGTAATCAGGGAACGGGTTCTGAATATGCACTTGACTCTTATTTTGGCAGGTTAAACTATAATTATGACAATAAGTATCTGGTTGAAGGTACTGTTCGTTATGATGGTTCATCCAGATTCCCTGAAAATAATAAATATGCTACTTTCCCGGCTGTGGCTGTTGGCTGGCGTATTTCGCAGGAGAAATTTCTAAAAGATAAACTCAGCTGGTTAAATGAACTGAAAATAAAAGCTTCCTATGGTACTTTGGGAAATCAGAATATTGGTAATTACTCCTATCAGAATGTGCTGAGTACTGGTTTCAATTATCCTTTTGGTAACACCATCAATTCTGGTGTCGCCAATACTACCCTGGTTAATTCCAATATACACTGGGAATCTACCAGAACCAAAGATTTAGGGCTGGAAACTACGGTTTTCAATAACCTCAATTTTTCAGCTACTTATTTTGACCGGTACACCTATGACATTCTGGTTGCTCCTGCCGGCAGCGTGTCTAAAGTTCTGGGTTTTGGCGTAGGTGTTGAAAATTCAGGAAAACTCAGCAACAAGGGCTGGGAGTTTAGCCTGAGTTATAAAAATAATATAGGTGCATTATCCTATAATGTGAGTGGTAACTTCAGTATCATTAACAATAAAGTCCTGGATCTGGGTGTAGGAAATATTTTACAGCCAAATGGGCTGACAGGGAATGGAAGTGATATTTTTATTGGGTATCCACTGGGTTTATATTATGGTTATCAGGCTGATGGATTATTCAGAGATGCTGCTGATATAGCAGGATATCCTAACCAGACGGCCATAAATCCAGCAGCTAAACCAGGTGATATCCGTTATAGGGACATCAGCGGTCCTAATGGAGTACCCGATGGCAAAGTAGATCCTGCTTATGACCGCACTTATCTGGGAAGTTCGATCCCAAAATACAATTATGGAATCAATATCGGCCTGAATTACAAAAATTTTGACTTAGCTATTGTTGGGCAGGGTGTCGCTCAGGTAAAAGGCAGATTAAGTGATTATGCCGGTTATGCTTTTTACAATTACGGAAGTATACAGCAGTATATGGCGGATAATCACTGGTCGGCAAATAATCCCGATCCCAATGCCAGATACCCGCGGTTAGAAGTGATTTCCAATTCCGGAACACCAAATACGCTGGCCTCGTCCTTTTATCTGCTGAATGCGGCTTATTTTAAAATCAGAAGTATACAGCTTGGTTACGCTCTTCCATCAGCTCTTTTCACCAAATCAGGAATAAAAGGGATCAGGATTAATATCAGTTCTCAGAATCCTTTAGCATTTAGTCATTATCCTAAGGGATGGGACCCTGAAACCAATACCGGAGGAGCGTATTATCCGATTTTAACCAATTACACTTTAGGTATTAATGTAAATCTATAA
- a CDS encoding arylsulfatase, producing MKTFKLILTAIIAAPFFIHSAFAQVSAQKPNIIYIYADDMGYAELGCYGQQKIKTPNLDRMARQGMRFTQHYTSTPVCAPARCMLMTGKHGGHSYIRGNYELGGFPDSLEGGQMPLPENTFTIPKMLKQAGYTTGAVGKWGLGMTNTSGDPLKQGFDYFYGYLDQKQSHNFYPSHLWENDKWDPLDNPLINVHLQLDSTKATDKDFDYYIGKDYAGDRMTRKALGFIGKNKNKPFFLYLPYTMPHVSLQAPVDYVNLYKGQFKENPYYGQQGYAASKYPYSTYAAMITFLDAQVGIIMEEIKKLGLDNHTIIMFSSDNGTTFNGGVNHEFFNSTGGLRGLKMDVFEGGLREPFIARWPGKIKPGTTSNLISAQYDMLATFAALTQQKVEHTDGISLLPELLGKTREQQQHEYLYFEYPEKGGQLAIRMGDWKGVKLDVRQHKDKQWMLFDLKKDEFEKNDIASAHADIIAQFEAIVKKEHQHAHIKEWEFIDPKIDVRNIKL from the coding sequence ATGAAAACATTCAAACTGATTTTAACGGCAATTATTGCAGCTCCTTTTTTCATTCATTCAGCATTTGCCCAGGTCTCTGCTCAAAAGCCGAATATCATTTACATCTATGCGGATGATATGGGCTATGCCGAACTGGGCTGCTACGGACAGCAAAAGATAAAAACGCCCAACCTGGACAGAATGGCCAGACAGGGCATGCGCTTTACTCAGCATTATACCAGCACCCCGGTCTGTGCTCCTGCCAGATGTATGCTCATGACAGGTAAACATGGCGGTCACTCCTACATCCGCGGTAATTATGAACTGGGTGGTTTTCCTGACAGCCTGGAAGGAGGACAGATGCCACTGCCGGAAAACACATTTACTATTCCAAAAATGCTTAAGCAGGCAGGTTATACAACAGGAGCAGTAGGTAAATGGGGTCTTGGGATGACCAATACCAGTGGTGATCCGCTAAAACAGGGATTTGATTATTTTTATGGTTACCTGGATCAGAAACAGTCACACAATTTCTACCCTTCCCATTTATGGGAAAATGATAAATGGGACCCGCTGGATAATCCTTTAATCAATGTTCACCTTCAGCTGGATTCTACCAAAGCAACGGACAAAGATTTTGATTACTATATAGGAAAGGATTATGCTGGAGACAGAATGACCAGAAAGGCTTTGGGTTTTATCGGCAAGAATAAAAACAAACCTTTCTTTTTATACCTTCCCTATACGATGCCGCATGTTTCTCTGCAGGCACCGGTCGATTACGTCAATCTGTACAAAGGTCAGTTTAAGGAGAACCCCTACTATGGTCAGCAGGGTTATGCAGCGAGTAAATACCCCTATTCAACTTATGCAGCAATGATTACCTTTCTGGACGCCCAGGTAGGAATTATTATGGAGGAAATCAAAAAACTGGGATTGGATAACCATACGATAATTATGTTTTCGAGCGATAACGGAACTACCTTTAATGGTGGGGTAAATCACGAATTCTTTAATAGTACCGGCGGGCTGAGAGGATTAAAAATGGACGTATTTGAAGGTGGGTTGCGGGAACCTTTTATCGCCCGGTGGCCGGGAAAAATAAAACCCGGTACAACCAGCAACCTGATCTCTGCGCAATACGATATGCTGGCAACTTTTGCCGCACTGACGCAGCAGAAAGTTGAACATACGGACGGAATATCTTTATTACCTGAACTACTGGGCAAAACCAGGGAGCAGCAGCAGCATGAATATTTATACTTTGAATATCCGGAAAAAGGTGGTCAGCTGGCTATCAGAATGGGTGACTGGAAGGGTGTTAAATTAGATGTAAGACAACATAAAGATAAACAGTGGATGCTGTTTGACCTGAAAAAGGATGAGTTTGAGAAAAATGACATCGCATCAGCACATGCCGATATTATAGCTCAGTTTGAAGCTATAGTCAAAAAAGAGCATCAGCATGCGCATATTAAAGAATGGGAATTTATAGACCCCAAAATTGATGTCAGAAATATAAAGCTGTAA
- a CDS encoding RNA polymerase sigma factor produces MAPVSLHTDEELIILLKEDDQSAYTELYNRYWSKLYRVAYNQLKIAEEAEEIVQDIFIDIWKRRKTIQLTSALNNYFAVAVKYKVIKTLAKRNHQHQYSKEALYIHSNNDNSTQEWLEFDDLKEQLSKLVDQLPDKCQKVYKLSREEENSYKQIAEKMNISEKTIESHINKALKYLRTNINYYFILF; encoded by the coding sequence ATGGCACCGGTCTCTTTACATACCGACGAAGAATTGATTATCTTACTAAAAGAAGATGATCAGTCTGCCTATACAGAACTGTATAACAGGTACTGGTCAAAACTCTATAGAGTAGCTTATAATCAACTCAAAATAGCTGAGGAAGCAGAAGAAATTGTACAGGATATCTTTATAGATATCTGGAAGAGACGCAAAACCATCCAGCTGACATCAGCGCTGAATAACTATTTTGCTGTTGCTGTTAAATATAAAGTAATTAAAACACTGGCCAAACGAAATCATCAGCATCAATACTCAAAAGAAGCCCTGTATATCCATAGTAATAATGACAATTCTACCCAGGAATGGCTTGAATTTGACGATCTCAAAGAACAATTAAGCAAACTGGTGGATCAGCTGCCAGATAAATGCCAGAAAGTTTATAAGCTTAGCCGCGAAGAAGAAAACAGCTATAAACAGATAGCAGAAAAGATGAATATTTCTGAAAAGACTATTGAGTCCCATATTAATAAAGCGCTTAAATATCTGAGAACCAATATCAATTATTATTTTATACTATTCTGA
- a CDS encoding RagB/SusD family nutrient uptake outer membrane protein, translating to MMKFKYILLLLTVILSAGSCRKALDREPLDQFSNSTFWSSEQNVQLALNGVYRGNIQMSASPATGAEYTPTDWWSYNGLLFLEFATDNAYDRRGDNSAVNTLTNGALTSSNGNISAYWNQSYSRIARCNYFLENISKATLDPAKMNRYIAEVRFIRASQYFYLSQYFGSVPLVTKTLTTSEANTVTKASRTDIMLFAEKEFAEVAAILPRYSLITPAERGRASAQVALAFLGRLDMAEQKWTEAGVVYKQIMDYNDNIIDPDYTSLFNGTNENSKEIIFATQYLQDLAPNAMLQHTYPAALGGFHISNPLGSLAESYEFTDGTPFSFTDPRYKPADIGQNRDPRLKATIIYNGQPFKSITYNSNPDATTSADQLTTTKQATRTGFAPRKFNSEAFQGGDLQNTGIDLPIIRYAEVLLSYLEAKLESGAAIDQTLLDATINKVRGRSSVNMPAVTETDPSKLRVILRRERRNELALEGIRLWDLLRWKIAGDVLNGDFYGAPFPGAKNLRKKGTANDPYSRWFVTSKSFRKGIDEYWPVPLAEVSINPNLK from the coding sequence ATGATGAAATTTAAATATATACTCCTTCTTTTGACTGTGATCCTTTCTGCAGGTTCTTGTCGTAAAGCACTGGACAGAGAGCCTCTGGATCAGTTTTCAAATTCAACATTCTGGAGTAGTGAGCAGAATGTACAGCTTGCCTTAAACGGAGTGTACCGTGGTAACATCCAGATGTCTGCCAGTCCGGCAACCGGTGCCGAATATACACCTACCGACTGGTGGTCTTATAACGGGCTGTTATTTTTAGAGTTTGCCACAGACAATGCTTATGACAGACGTGGTGATAATTCTGCAGTAAATACCCTGACAAATGGGGCATTAACTTCAAGTAATGGTAATATCAGTGCTTACTGGAATCAGAGTTATTCCAGAATTGCAAGGTGTAATTATTTCCTGGAAAACATTTCAAAAGCAACGCTGGATCCTGCAAAGATGAACCGTTATATTGCTGAGGTCCGTTTTATCAGAGCCAGCCAGTATTTTTATCTGTCACAATACTTTGGATCTGTCCCACTGGTAACCAAAACTTTAACAACCAGTGAAGCTAATACCGTAACCAAAGCATCCCGCACAGATATTATGCTTTTTGCAGAAAAAGAATTTGCGGAAGTTGCAGCTATACTGCCACGTTATAGTTTAATAACGCCTGCCGAAAGAGGCAGGGCAAGTGCACAGGTTGCGCTCGCATTTTTAGGAAGGCTTGATATGGCTGAACAAAAATGGACAGAGGCCGGTGTAGTCTACAAACAGATTATGGATTATAATGATAATATTATAGATCCTGATTATACCAGCCTTTTCAATGGAACAAATGAAAATAGTAAAGAGATCATTTTTGCTACTCAGTATCTGCAGGATCTTGCCCCTAATGCGATGCTGCAACATACCTATCCTGCTGCATTAGGCGGTTTTCATATCTCTAATCCCCTTGGAAGTTTAGCCGAATCTTATGAATTTACTGACGGAACTCCGTTTTCTTTTACCGATCCGCGATATAAACCCGCTGATATTGGTCAAAACCGGGATCCACGTTTAAAAGCGACTATCATTTATAATGGCCAGCCTTTTAAAAGTATTACGTATAACAGTAATCCGGATGCCACTACCTCGGCAGATCAGTTAACGACCACCAAACAGGCAACCAGAACCGGCTTTGCACCCAGAAAGTTTAATTCAGAAGCATTTCAGGGCGGAGATTTGCAAAATACAGGTATAGATCTGCCAATTATAAGATATGCAGAAGTATTGTTAAGCTATTTAGAAGCGAAACTGGAATCCGGGGCAGCTATTGACCAGACTTTACTTGACGCTACAATCAACAAAGTAAGAGGCAGATCATCCGTGAATATGCCGGCAGTAACAGAAACTGATCCTTCAAAATTAAGAGTTATCTTACGGCGTGAACGCAGAAATGAATTAGCTTTAGAAGGTATACGTTTATGGGACTTATTAAGATGGAAAATAGCTGGTGATGTATTAAATGGCGATTTTTATGGTGCGCCATTTCCGGGAGCAAAAAATCTGCGTAAAAAAGGTACCGCAAATGATCCCTACAGCCGCTGGTTTGTGACCTCAAAATCCTTTCGCAAAGGTATTGATGAATACTGGCCGGTTCCTTTAGCTGAAGTAAGCATTAACCCTAATTTAAAATAA